In one Diabrotica virgifera virgifera chromosome 7, PGI_DIABVI_V3a genomic region, the following are encoded:
- the LOC114334587 gene encoding protein farnesyltransferase/geranylgeranyltransferase type-1 subunit alpha: MSDLSSDENEPTHVLYRDRPEWKDVTPVKQDDADEPVVAIDYTEAFVDCYDYFRAIVQNKEISERALELTKTAASLNPANYTVWQYRRDILKGLNKDLHEELDYIEKVILRQSKNYQVWHHRKILVEWLQDPAKEKQFTEAVLVKDAKNYHAWQHRQWVIKTFKLFDGELNYVEDLINNDIRNNSAWNQRYFVINNTTGFTEEVLEREIQYTLHNIRLVTENESAWNYLRGLLLHDKAGLSNNKKVTEFCNSLYESGNRSPFLLAIIVDMCYEQITEGSGDSEYTLERAKQLCEDLINKYDKIRANYWQHMLDTLQSSSKSDVASGTTSS; encoded by the exons atgagtgATTTAAGCAGTGATGAAAATGAACCAACTCACGTTTTATATAGAGATAGACCGGAATGGAAAGATGTAACCCCTGTAAAACAAGATGATGCTGATGAACCAGTCGTAGCCATTGATTATACTGAGGCTT TTGTGGATTGTTACGACTATTTTCGCGCAATTGTACAAAACAAAGAAATATCAGAGAGAGCCCTTGAATTAACTAAAACTGCTGCAAGTTTAAATCCTGCGAATTATACTGTATGGCAATATAG gcGTGATATTCTCAAAGGATTGAATAAAGATCTTCATGAGGAATTAGATTATATTGAaaaggtaattttaagacaatctaaaaattatcAAGTTTGGCACCATAGGAAAATTCTTGTGGAATGGCTGCAGGATCCTGCgaaagaaaaacaatttacaGAGGCTGTTCTCGTTAAGGATGCTAAAAATTATCATGCTTGGCAGCATAGGCAGTGGGTCATTAAGACATTCAA GCTTTTTGATGGGGAACTGAATTATGTTGAggatttaataaataatgatattagAAATAATTCTGCTTGGAACCAAAgatattttgttattaataataCTACAGGATTCACAGAAGAAGTTCTGGAAAGAGAAATTCAATACACATTGCATAACATAAGACTTGTTACTGAAAACGAAAGTGCGTGGAATTATTTAAGAGG gttGTTACTTCACGACAAAGCTGGATTAAGCAACAACAAAAAAGTCACCGAATTTTGCAACAGTCTATATGAATCTGGCAATAGATCGCCCTTTTTGCTGGCTATAATTGTAGACATGTGTTACGAACAAATCACCGAAGGCTCTGGAGATTCCGAATATACGTTAGAAAGAGCAAAACAGCTTTGTGAAGATCTAATCAACAAGTACGACAAAATAAGAGCAAACTATTGGCAACATATGTTGGACACGCTTCAAAGTTCTAGTAAATCTGACGTGGCGTCGGGTACTACCAGTAGTTAA
- the LOC114334568 gene encoding uncharacterized protein LOC114334568 isoform X2 → MEVNRDSNNLFCKETISENEVKPLEFVKVEIKQEISENEVKPLEFVKVEIKQEISEYNDWPDNSQDLSSFCLNNIKHEMEDTKPEPFQFNENKKYRYKNLKNYEKGLIRQNIKNPSEFLPFLFQYRVSHNS, encoded by the exons ATGGAGGTGAACAGAGATTCCAACAATTTATTTTGCAAAGAAACAATTTCTGAAAATGAAGTCAAGCCTTTAGAATTTGTAAAAGTTGAAATTAAACAAGAGATATCTGAAAATGAAGTCAAACCTTTAGAATTTGTAAAAGTTGAAATTAAACAAGAGATATCTGAATATAATGATTGGCCAGATAATTCACAAGATTTAAGTTCCTTTTGTCTAAATAATATAAAACATGAAATGGAAGACACAAAACCTGAACCTTTCCAATTTAATGAAAATAAGAAATATAGATACAAGAATTTAAAAAACTATGAAAAAGGgctgatcagacaaaatattaagAACCCTTCAG AATTTTTACCCTTTCTATTCCAATATCGAGTGTCACACAACAGTTGA